Proteins encoded together in one Onychomys torridus chromosome 1, mOncTor1.1, whole genome shotgun sequence window:
- the Prlhr gene encoding prolactin-releasing peptide receptor encodes MTSLPPGTAGDPDLFSGLPSAGSTPANQSAEISEGNGSATVPQAAAVMPFQSLQLVHQLKGLIVMLYSIVVVVGLVGNCLLVLVIARVRKLHNVTNFLIGNLALSDVLMCAACVPLTLAYAFEPRGWVFGGGLCHLVFFLQPVTVYVSVFTLTTIALDRYVVLVHPLRRRISLRLSAYAVLGIWALSAVLALPAAVHTYHVELKPHDVRLCEEFWGSQERQRQLYAWGLLLGTYLLPLLAILLSYARVSVKLRNRVVPGSVTQSQADWDRARRRRTFCLLVVVVVVFAVCWLPLHIFNLLRDLDPHAIDPYAFGLVQLLCHWLAMSSACYNPFIYAWLHDSFREELRKMLLSWPRKIVPHGQSMTVSVVI; translated from the coding sequence ATGACCTCACTGCCCCCTGGAACCGCTGGGGATCCTGATTTGTTTTCAGGGCTGCCCTCAGCCGGTTCCACTCCAGCCAACCAGAGCGCAGAGATCTCTGAGGGAAACGGGTCGGCCACCGTTCCCCAAGCTGCAGCAGTCATGCCCTTCCAGAGCCTGCAGTTGGTGCACCAGCTGAAGGGGCTGATCGTGATGCTGTACAGCATTGTGGTGGTCGTGGGGTTGGTGGGCAATTGCCTGCTTGTACTGGTGATCGCGCGCGTGCGCAAGCTGCACAACGTGACCAATTTCCTCATCGGCAACCTGGCTTTGTCCGACGTGCTCATGTGCGCCGCCTGCGTGCCGCTCACGCTGGCCTATGCCTTTGAGCCTCGCGGCTGGGTGTTCGGTGGAGGCCTGTGCCACTTGGTTTTCTTCCTGCAGCCAGTCACTGTCTACGTATCGGTGTTCACACTCACCACAATTGCCTTGGACCGCTATGTCGTTCTGGTGCACCCGCTACGTCGGCGCATCTCACTGAGGCTCAGCGCCTACGCAGTACTGGGCATCTGGGCGCTATCCGCGGTGCTGGCGCTGCCGGCCGCGGTGCACACCTACCACGTAGAGCTTAAGCCCCACGACGTCCGCCTCTGCGAGGAGTTCTGGGGCTCGCAGGAGCGGCAGCGGCAGCTCTATGCCTGGGGGCTGCTGTTGGGCACCTATTTGCTCCCCCTGCTGGCCATTCTCCTGTCCTACGCCCGAGTGTCGGTGAAGCTGCGGAACCGCGTGGTGCCTGGAAGCGTGACCCAGAGCCAAGCTGACTGGGACCGAGCGCGTCGCCGCCGCACCTTCTGCctgctggtggtggtagtggtggtgttcGCCGTCTGCTGGCTACCGCTGCACATCTTCAACCTGCTTCGGGACCTGGACCCGCATGCCATCGACCCCTATGCTTTCGGGCTGGTGCAGCTTCTCTGCCACTGGCTGGCCATGAGCTCCGCCTGCTACAACCCCTTCATCTATGCCTGGCTGCACGACAGCTTCAGAGAGGAGCTGCGCAAAATGCTGCTCTCCTGGCCTCGAAAGATTGTGCCCCATGGCCAGAGCATGACTGTCAGTGTGGTCATCTGA